In the genome of Cutibacterium equinum, one region contains:
- the purN gene encoding phosphoribosylglycinamide formyltransferase, with product MTFRVVVLVSGTGTLLQSLIDNLPESVNIVAVGSDQPDALALQRAEKAGIPTFAAPLPRADADQRAAMRAAWDVRLTDEVARFAPDLVVCAGFMKLLGTTFLDRFGGRTINSHPALLPSFPGIHGPRDALDYGVKITGATVFMVDAGVDTGRILAQRAVPVLTDDTVESLHERIKVEEREMLVEVVTELAGARPGTQELGTEPSRKDSQ from the coding sequence GTGACTTTTCGTGTCGTCGTGCTCGTCTCAGGCACCGGAACCCTGCTGCAGTCCCTCATCGACAACCTGCCAGAATCGGTGAACATCGTCGCTGTTGGTTCTGACCAGCCTGATGCCCTCGCCCTGCAACGAGCCGAGAAAGCCGGCATCCCCACCTTCGCCGCACCCCTGCCCAGGGCCGACGCCGACCAGCGGGCTGCCATGAGGGCCGCATGGGATGTCCGATTGACCGACGAGGTCGCCCGATTCGCCCCGGACCTCGTCGTCTGCGCTGGCTTCATGAAGCTGCTCGGGACGACCTTCCTGGACCGTTTTGGGGGACGCACCATCAACTCCCACCCGGCATTGCTGCCGTCCTTCCCCGGCATCCACGGTCCGCGCGACGCCTTGGACTACGGCGTCAAGATCACCGGCGCCACCGTCTTCATGGTCGACGCCGGGGTCGACACCGGCCGGATCCTCGCCCAGCGGGCCGTGCCCGTCCTGACCGACGACACCGTCGAGTCTCTCCACGAACGCATCAAGGTGGAGGAACGCGAGATGCTCGTCGAGGTCGTCACAGAACTTGCCGGGGCTCGCCCCGGTACGCAAGAACTCGGCACCGAACCGTCCCGGAAGGATTCACAGTGA
- the ribH gene encoding 6,7-dimethyl-8-ribityllumazine synthase yields MSSRTTLGPARPDLGNLDGRGLEVAVIASQWHDTVMNGLLDGALRGLADAGVADPVVVRVPGSFELPVACSALADHFDVLVALGVVIRGGTPHFDYVCDAATRGITDVAVRTRTPIGFGVLTCDDDAQALDRAGLEGSHEDKGYEAAQAAVATYSTLSAVTASHPAQTSRA; encoded by the coding sequence ATGAGTTCTCGTACCACCCTCGGCCCCGCTCGCCCCGACCTCGGCAACCTTGACGGTCGCGGCCTTGAGGTTGCCGTCATCGCTTCCCAATGGCATGACACAGTCATGAATGGCCTGCTCGACGGTGCCCTGCGTGGCCTGGCCGATGCCGGGGTGGCTGATCCCGTCGTCGTCAGGGTGCCGGGGTCCTTTGAGCTCCCGGTGGCCTGCTCTGCCCTCGCCGACCACTTCGACGTCCTTGTCGCCCTCGGAGTGGTCATCAGGGGAGGAACCCCGCACTTCGACTACGTGTGCGACGCCGCCACCCGGGGCATCACGGACGTCGCCGTGCGCACCAGAACCCCCATCGGTTTTGGGGTTCTCACCTGCGATGACGATGCCCAGGCCCTCGACCGTGCTGGGCTGGAAGGATCCCACGAGGACAAGGGATATGAGGCAGCCCAAGCCGCCGTCGCCACCTACTCGACCCTGTCCGCCGTGACTGCCTCGCACCCGGCACAGACCTCGAGGGCCTAG
- the ribB gene encoding 3,4-dihydroxy-2-butanone-4-phosphate synthase yields the protein MLNTIEEALAELRAGRPVLVTDDADRENEGDAILAAQLAGPHWVGWMVRHTSGYLCAPMTDERADQLGLPLMWPATQDPLRTRYTVSVDAASGITTGIDAAQRARTARVLANATSTPADLIRPGHVLPLRARTGGVLERRGHTEAAVDLARLAGLEPVGLIGELVGDDGMCLRTEAIATLARTEGLAFITIDELAQWRRAHDPAEVPSAPRVTALASAHLPTRYGQFAMTGYRDNHTGAEHVLLVSGKGIDADDGGPAWVRVHSECLTGDALGSLRCDCGDQLAAAQAHVSEHGGAIILLRGHEGRATGLLNKIAAYQAQDGGLDTVDAQTHLGLPIDAREYGAAVAILAHAGLSAVRLLTNNPAKVEALRAGGLDVTMSPLEIPPRPEDERYLRTKRDRMGHLLAADHSISEITTFTSNHPSPNHPGTALTTQGE from the coding sequence ATGCTGAACACCATCGAGGAAGCCCTGGCCGAGCTACGGGCCGGGCGCCCGGTGCTCGTCACCGACGACGCTGACCGGGAGAACGAGGGAGACGCCATCCTTGCAGCCCAGCTGGCTGGCCCGCACTGGGTTGGTTGGATGGTCCGGCACACCTCCGGGTACCTGTGCGCGCCCATGACCGATGAGCGCGCCGACCAACTCGGTCTGCCGCTCATGTGGCCGGCCACCCAGGACCCGCTGCGCACCCGCTACACCGTCTCCGTCGACGCGGCATCCGGGATCACAACCGGTATTGACGCCGCCCAGAGGGCCCGCACCGCGCGAGTTCTCGCGAACGCCACCTCGACCCCTGCGGACCTCATTCGCCCCGGCCACGTGCTGCCGCTGCGGGCCCGTACGGGGGGAGTGCTCGAACGGCGCGGTCACACCGAGGCTGCCGTCGACCTGGCTCGACTGGCCGGTCTGGAACCGGTGGGCCTCATCGGCGAACTCGTCGGGGATGACGGCATGTGTCTACGTACCGAGGCCATAGCCACGCTGGCCCGCACCGAGGGTCTGGCCTTCATCACCATCGACGAGCTGGCGCAGTGGCGTCGTGCCCATGACCCTGCTGAGGTTCCTTCCGCGCCTAGAGTGACGGCCCTTGCCAGCGCGCACTTGCCGACCCGGTACGGCCAATTCGCGATGACCGGTTACCGGGACAACCACACTGGGGCCGAGCACGTGTTGCTCGTGTCTGGCAAGGGGATTGACGCCGATGATGGCGGCCCGGCCTGGGTGAGGGTGCACTCGGAATGCCTCACCGGCGATGCTCTGGGATCTCTGCGTTGCGATTGCGGCGACCAGTTGGCAGCCGCCCAGGCCCACGTCAGTGAGCATGGCGGGGCCATCATCCTCCTGCGCGGCCACGAGGGACGGGCGACTGGTCTGCTCAACAAGATCGCGGCCTATCAGGCCCAAGATGGTGGACTTGACACCGTTGACGCCCAGACCCACCTCGGCCTACCGATCGACGCTCGCGAATACGGTGCGGCCGTGGCCATCCTGGCTCATGCTGGTCTTTCTGCGGTCCGTCTGCTCACCAACAATCCCGCCAAGGTCGAGGCCCTGCGCGCCGGAGGCCTCGACGTGACGATGTCGCCGCTCGAGATTCCGCCCCGTCCCGAGGACGAGCGGTATCTGCGCACGAAACGAGACCGGATGGGACATCTGCTGGCAGCAGACCACAGCATTTCCGAGATCACCACGTTCACCTCGAATCACCCCAGCCCGAATCACCCCGGCACAGCCCTGACCACGCAAGGAGAATGA
- a CDS encoding riboflavin synthase — MFTGIIEEMGEVVAIDTRQDSARLSIRGPLVCSDAGFGSSIAVNGTCLTVTDLDDTTFSCDVMAETLARTALGRLAPGDRVDLERPVAVAGRLGGHIVQGHIDGVAELVSRTAGEHWEIFRFSLPAALARYVVEKGSIAINGTSLTVCQVSSAWFEVSLIPTTLTATVLGSLGPGDPVNIEVDVIAKYLESLMNKERPC; from the coding sequence ATGTTCACCGGAATCATTGAGGAGATGGGCGAGGTCGTCGCCATCGATACGCGACAGGACTCGGCTCGCCTGTCCATCCGCGGACCACTCGTCTGCTCCGATGCCGGATTCGGGTCCTCGATCGCCGTCAACGGCACCTGCCTGACGGTCACCGACCTCGACGACACCACCTTCAGCTGCGACGTCATGGCCGAGACGCTCGCTCGCACCGCTCTGGGCCGTCTGGCTCCCGGAGACAGGGTCGATTTGGAGCGTCCGGTGGCTGTGGCGGGACGCCTTGGGGGACACATCGTCCAAGGCCACATCGATGGGGTCGCCGAGCTCGTCTCCCGTACGGCCGGGGAGCACTGGGAAATCTTCCGGTTCAGCCTCCCCGCCGCCTTGGCCAGGTACGTCGTCGAGAAGGGGTCAATCGCCATCAACGGCACATCGCTGACAGTCTGCCAGGTCAGTTCTGCGTGGTTCGAGGTCAGCCTCATCCCGACCACTCTCACCGCCACGGTCCTCGGCAGTCTTGGGCCTGGCGATCCAGTGAACATCGAGGTCGACGTCATCGCGAAGTACCTGGAGTCACTCATGAACAAGGAAAGGCCATGCTGA
- the ribD gene encoding bifunctional diaminohydroxyphosphoribosylaminopyrimidine deaminase/5-amino-6-(5-phosphoribosylamino)uracil reductase RibD: MDQQWHDAMTLALTLAANSPSPDPNPRVGCVIVAQGQVVGRGWHHGAGTPHAEVEALRQAGEAARGATAVVTLEPCNHSGRTGPCSRALWEAGISRVVIAQSDPNPVAAGGEQFLRTNGVEVLTGVLSDAATDLNADWTFSQTHRRPRVCWKYAATLDGRSAAPDGTSQWITGEQARHQVQIGRSRCGAIIVGTGTALADNPRLTVRLPEVTRQPLRVVVGMRDLPADCHLHDDSAETLHIRSHDPAEVLDVLWHRDVHRVWLEGGPRLAGAFLAADLVDEVIAHIAPTVLGNGRAAVIDPTVTTLALAHHFVIDEVCRLGPDLQIRAHHREENHVHRNH; encoded by the coding sequence ATGGACCAGCAGTGGCACGACGCCATGACGCTTGCCCTGACCTTGGCAGCGAACTCACCATCCCCTGACCCGAATCCGCGTGTCGGGTGTGTCATCGTCGCCCAGGGCCAGGTCGTCGGACGGGGATGGCACCACGGGGCGGGAACCCCACACGCTGAGGTGGAGGCCCTGCGTCAGGCCGGCGAAGCTGCCAGGGGAGCCACCGCCGTCGTCACCCTGGAACCGTGCAACCACAGCGGACGCACCGGTCCGTGCAGCCGCGCCCTGTGGGAGGCCGGGATTTCCCGCGTCGTCATAGCCCAGTCCGACCCCAACCCGGTGGCAGCCGGGGGAGAACAGTTCCTGCGTACCAACGGCGTCGAGGTTCTCACGGGTGTTCTTTCCGACGCTGCCACGGATCTCAATGCGGACTGGACCTTCAGCCAGACCCACCGACGTCCCCGAGTGTGCTGGAAGTACGCCGCCACCCTCGATGGACGCAGCGCCGCCCCCGATGGCACCAGCCAGTGGATCACCGGGGAACAGGCGCGTCACCAGGTGCAGATCGGTCGCTCCCGGTGCGGAGCGATCATCGTTGGCACCGGGACAGCTCTGGCTGACAATCCGCGACTGACCGTGCGACTGCCCGAAGTCACCCGTCAGCCCTTGCGCGTCGTGGTGGGGATGAGAGATCTGCCCGCCGACTGCCATCTCCATGACGATTCGGCCGAAACCTTGCATATTCGCAGCCACGACCCTGCCGAGGTGCTTGACGTGTTGTGGCATCGCGACGTCCACCGGGTGTGGCTCGAGGGTGGTCCACGCCTGGCCGGCGCCTTCCTGGCCGCCGACCTCGTTGATGAGGTCATCGCCCACATCGCACCGACGGTCCTGGGAAACGGGCGAGCAGCCGTCATCGACCCCACCGTCACCACCTTGGCCTTGGCCCATCACTTCGTCATCGACGAGGTGTGCCGGCTGGGGCCTGACCTTCAAATCCGCGCACACCACCGGGAGGAGAACCATGTTCACCGGAATCATTGA
- a CDS encoding cell division protein PerM — MGTSGSTSTSARFVVESSQTDQPREPRVGWPWPVVVLAAATVAILAQWLALAGIIVPEWLSSSGRSFPTILAAASSLWLSGHGVPIDIIGIHIGLIPLGLTSVSLLLGEEACRYGTRVLWHRHDGHPPRRHIGEAIALHATVELLAAIIMTAAAGTSRWVTAMIGALLIGLCSGLIGACRGARVNPFDGLPHWARGLPRAVGSTVGVCLAGGSAALAVSLLVHAKTVIGLHQQIGATGWGGICLILAQLGWLPTMALWATAWTLGPGFAFGTQTFVSPLGTHLGIVPGLPVLGALPSNGPLSPAACAWFGVPVAAGIIGGILVMKSLPQAEFETGASLGALSGLISGLVLAILGLLSHGSLGDGRLSEVGTIMPAMAGCAVGILTLVTMLCGFVIGLTRRLQSEESRQGRAERHEARKEALAAKSEARARNRAARKQEKAEQKAAREQEKAAKEAEQKAAAQADDAQEPRPSQPGGHEGATSAGHEVSDDALDEVTRSRRITRPTAAPTDSTASEQEAIGHDIYDAIQNGRENPDDTTTRPS, encoded by the coding sequence ATGGGTACATCTGGCTCGACATCGACCTCGGCGAGGTTCGTCGTTGAGTCCTCCCAGACCGACCAACCCCGTGAGCCCCGCGTCGGGTGGCCCTGGCCGGTTGTCGTCCTGGCAGCCGCAACAGTGGCCATTCTGGCCCAATGGCTCGCCCTGGCCGGGATCATCGTCCCGGAGTGGTTGTCGAGCAGCGGTCGGTCCTTCCCGACCATCCTTGCTGCGGCATCGAGTCTGTGGCTCAGTGGCCACGGTGTGCCCATCGACATCATCGGGATCCATATCGGCCTCATCCCACTTGGGCTGACCAGCGTCAGTCTCCTGCTCGGTGAGGAGGCCTGCCGCTATGGCACCCGCGTTTTGTGGCATCGCCACGACGGCCACCCGCCACGTCGGCATATCGGTGAGGCGATTGCCCTCCACGCCACGGTCGAGTTGCTGGCTGCCATCATCATGACGGCAGCCGCCGGCACATCCCGCTGGGTGACGGCCATGATTGGTGCCCTCCTCATAGGGCTGTGCTCGGGCCTGATCGGGGCTTGTCGCGGAGCACGCGTCAATCCCTTCGACGGCTTGCCCCACTGGGCCCGCGGGTTGCCGAGGGCTGTCGGGTCAACGGTTGGCGTCTGTCTGGCCGGTGGGTCGGCCGCACTCGCCGTCTCCCTGCTCGTGCACGCGAAAACCGTCATCGGTCTGCACCAGCAGATTGGCGCCACCGGGTGGGGAGGAATCTGCCTCATCCTGGCGCAGCTGGGCTGGCTGCCCACCATGGCTCTGTGGGCAACGGCATGGACCCTCGGTCCGGGGTTTGCCTTCGGAACCCAGACCTTCGTCTCCCCGCTGGGAACACACCTTGGCATCGTTCCGGGGTTGCCAGTGCTGGGAGCCTTGCCATCCAATGGCCCGCTCAGCCCGGCCGCCTGCGCATGGTTCGGGGTTCCAGTGGCTGCCGGAATCATCGGGGGCATCCTCGTGATGAAGTCTCTGCCGCAGGCCGAGTTCGAGACCGGAGCGAGTCTGGGAGCCTTGTCTGGACTGATCTCGGGGCTTGTGTTGGCCATCCTGGGTCTACTGAGCCACGGAAGTCTGGGCGATGGGCGCCTCAGCGAGGTCGGCACGATCATGCCAGCGATGGCAGGATGCGCGGTCGGCATCCTCACCCTGGTGACGATGCTGTGTGGATTCGTCATCGGACTGACGCGACGCCTGCAATCGGAGGAGTCGCGGCAGGGACGCGCTGAGCGTCACGAGGCGCGCAAGGAAGCTCTGGCGGCCAAGTCCGAGGCGAGGGCCCGCAATAGGGCTGCCAGGAAGCAGGAGAAGGCCGAGCAGAAGGCTGCCAGGGAGCAGGAGAAGGCTGCAAAAGAGGCCGAGCAGAAGGCTGCGGCACAGGCGGACGATGCGCAGGAGCCCCGCCCCAGCCAGCCTGGGGGGCATGAGGGCGCCACTTCGGCCGGGCACGAGGTGTCGGACGATGCGTTGGACGAGGTCACCAGGTCGAGGAGGATCACCCGTCCCACAGCCGCACCCACCGACTCCACCGCGTCGGAGCAAGAAGCCATCGGCCACGACATCTACGACGCGATTCAGAACGGTCGCGAGAACCCCGACGACACCACCACCCGCCCTTCGTGA
- the sucD gene encoding succinate--CoA ligase subunit alpha produces the protein MAIILDQNSKIIVQGMTGSEGMKHTQRMLDSGSAVVGGVNPRKAGTTVSFNGGTTVPVYGSVKEAVEATGANVSVIFVPAKFTKSAVMEAIEAEVPLVVCITEGVAVKDTAEFFTAAQRSGKTRIIGPNCPGIISPGKSNAGIIPADISGPGRVGLVSKSGTLTYQLMYEVRDLGISTAIGIGGDPIIGTTHIDALQAFEDDPETDIIVMIGEIGGDAEERAAKYISEHITKPVVAYVAGFTAPEGKTMGHAGAIVSGSSGTAAAKKEALEAVGVRVGKTPTETAKLAHEAMDSLKK, from the coding sequence ATGGCGATCATTCTCGACCAGAACTCCAAGATCATCGTCCAGGGCATGACCGGCTCGGAGGGCATGAAGCACACCCAGCGCATGCTCGACTCCGGCAGTGCCGTCGTCGGCGGTGTCAACCCCCGCAAGGCCGGCACCACCGTGTCCTTCAACGGTGGCACCACCGTCCCGGTCTACGGCAGCGTCAAGGAGGCCGTTGAGGCCACCGGCGCCAACGTGTCGGTGATCTTCGTTCCCGCCAAGTTCACCAAGTCGGCCGTCATGGAGGCCATCGAGGCTGAGGTTCCGCTGGTTGTCTGCATCACCGAGGGTGTTGCCGTCAAGGACACCGCGGAGTTCTTCACCGCTGCCCAGCGCTCCGGCAAGACCCGCATCATCGGCCCGAACTGCCCCGGCATCATCAGCCCCGGAAAGTCCAACGCGGGCATCATCCCCGCCGACATCTCCGGCCCGGGACGCGTCGGCCTGGTCTCCAAGTCCGGCACCCTGACCTACCAGCTGATGTACGAGGTGCGCGACCTGGGCATCTCGACGGCCATCGGCATCGGCGGTGACCCGATCATCGGCACCACCCACATCGATGCTCTGCAGGCCTTCGAGGACGACCCGGAGACCGACATCATCGTCATGATCGGTGAGATCGGTGGTGACGCCGAGGAGCGCGCTGCCAAGTACATCTCGGAGCACATCACCAAGCCGGTTGTGGCTTACGTGGCTGGCTTTACTGCCCCCGAGGGCAAGACTATGGGCCACGCCGGAGCCATCGTGTCCGGTTCCTCGGGCACTGCGGCCGCCAAGAAGGAGGCTCTCGAGGCGGTTGGCGTTCGCGTCGGCAAGACCCCGACCGAGACCGCCAAGCTGGCCCACGAGGCGATGGACTCGCTCAAGAAGTGA
- the sucC gene encoding ADP-forming succinate--CoA ligase subunit beta, whose protein sequence is MDLYEYQARDLFEKHGVPVLRGVVAETADQASEAAAKLGTPVVAVKAQVKVGGRGKAGGVKIAKSPQEAAEHANAILGMDIKGHTVHKVMIAEGADIAEEYYFSILLDRGERRYLAMCSREGGMDIETLAKERPEALAKVPVDPIDGIDEAKAREILTEAGFPADEQEAIVPAVIKLWETYRDEDATLVEVNPMIKTGDGRILAIDGKMTVDNNASFRQPDHAALVDRAATDPLELRAGELGLNYVKLDGNVGVIGNGAGLVMSTLDCVAYAGEEFPGSPKPANFLDIGGGASAEIMANGLDLIMSDEQVRSVFVNVFGGITACDQVALGIKGALEKLGDKATKPLVVRLDGNAVAEGRKILEEFNHPLVTMVPTMDEAASKAAELASKEA, encoded by the coding sequence GTGGACCTGTACGAATACCAAGCCCGCGACTTGTTTGAGAAGCATGGTGTTCCTGTGCTTCGCGGCGTCGTCGCGGAGACTGCCGATCAGGCGTCCGAGGCCGCAGCCAAGCTCGGCACCCCCGTCGTTGCCGTCAAGGCGCAGGTCAAGGTGGGTGGCCGTGGCAAGGCTGGCGGTGTGAAGATCGCCAAGTCCCCTCAGGAGGCCGCCGAGCACGCCAACGCCATCCTGGGCATGGACATCAAGGGTCACACCGTTCACAAGGTGATGATCGCCGAGGGTGCTGACATCGCCGAGGAGTACTACTTCTCGATCCTGCTCGACCGCGGTGAGCGTCGCTACCTGGCGATGTGCTCTCGTGAGGGTGGCATGGACATCGAGACCCTCGCCAAGGAGCGCCCCGAGGCCCTGGCCAAGGTGCCGGTCGACCCGATCGACGGCATTGACGAGGCCAAGGCACGTGAGATCCTCACCGAGGCTGGCTTCCCCGCCGACGAGCAGGAGGCCATCGTCCCGGCCGTCATCAAGCTGTGGGAGACCTACCGTGATGAGGACGCCACCCTCGTCGAGGTCAACCCGATGATCAAGACCGGTGACGGACGCATCCTCGCCATTGACGGCAAGATGACCGTCGACAACAACGCCTCCTTCCGTCAGCCCGATCATGCGGCCCTGGTGGACCGCGCCGCCACCGACCCGCTGGAGCTGCGCGCCGGTGAGCTCGGCCTCAACTACGTCAAGCTGGATGGCAACGTCGGCGTCATCGGAAACGGTGCCGGCCTGGTCATGAGCACCCTGGACTGCGTCGCCTACGCCGGCGAGGAGTTCCCTGGATCCCCGAAACCCGCCAACTTCCTCGACATCGGCGGCGGCGCCTCGGCCGAGATCATGGCCAACGGTCTTGACCTCATCATGAGCGACGAGCAGGTTCGCTCCGTGTTCGTCAACGTCTTTGGCGGCATCACCGCCTGCGATCAGGTGGCGCTGGGAATCAAGGGCGCCCTCGAGAAGCTGGGCGACAAGGCCACCAAGCCGCTCGTCGTCCGTCTCGACGGTAACGCCGTGGCCGAGGGCCGCAAGATTCTCGAGGAATTCAACCACCCGCTCGTGACCATGGTCCCGACCATGGACGAGGCCGCCAGCAAGGCCGCCGAGCTCGCATCCAAGGAGGCCTGA
- the pcrA gene encoding DNA helicase PcrA: protein MTTPDLFSFFESAHERRHPVEPGVLPAHTAMTTTGASPADLLTDLNEPQREAVLHAGSPVLVVAGAGSGKTRVLTRRIAHLVGERGVHPGSILAITFTNKAAAEMKARVVDLVGNRAKPMWVSTFHSAAVRMLRTDIDRLDISRNFSIYDDTDAKRLVTLVARDQNLDPKQFQPRAIMNWISNQKNELITPQQALESAGNGNDRTNAEVYAEYQRRLRAANALDFDDLIMCTVTLLRQFPDVREQYRRRFRHVLVDEYQDTNTAQYQFIRELCGGDPVRLADGARTVDPPELMVVGDSDQSIYAFRGATIRNILDFETDFPGARTILLEQNYRSTQTILTAANNLIKANPNRRAKNLWTDQGDGDKIVGYVADTEHEEAAWVARRIDELVDEGRTSYGQVAVFYRTNAQSRAFEDVFIRTGLPYRVVGGVKFYERKEVRDAVSYLRAIANPSDDVSLRRILNTPRRGIGARAEAAVEMFATARRISFWDALKRIDQIDGLATRSVNQIRAFVAMMEDHIAMVEAGKRADEIASSILKESGYIAELENSKDPQDETRLENLVELVSVAQEFVARVHAVDIDAQQEADVEDLELAADDSLPAFLEQIALVADSDQLPAGSEGVVTLMTLHTAKGLEFDTVFITGFEDGVFPHMRSLADATELAEERRLAYVGITRARKQLFVSRAAVRTMWGQAQYNPPSRFVEEIPERLIEWERLGQASVGWSTAASGRSRSARGALHDDTPAFGSGRGPASAPRATTPSLSVGDKVLHSTFGLGTVKATSGQGDNAKADVDFGSAGLKRLALKFAPLEKL, encoded by the coding sequence ATGACGACACCGGATCTGTTTTCGTTCTTCGAATCGGCCCATGAGAGGCGTCACCCCGTCGAACCGGGGGTTCTGCCGGCCCATACCGCGATGACGACGACGGGAGCCTCACCCGCCGACCTGTTGACCGACCTCAACGAGCCCCAGCGCGAAGCCGTCCTGCATGCGGGGAGCCCGGTTCTCGTGGTGGCCGGAGCGGGTTCGGGCAAGACTCGGGTGCTGACCCGGCGTATTGCGCACCTGGTGGGTGAGCGAGGAGTCCATCCCGGGTCCATTCTGGCGATCACCTTCACCAACAAGGCGGCGGCCGAGATGAAGGCGCGTGTCGTCGATCTGGTGGGTAATCGGGCCAAGCCGATGTGGGTCTCGACCTTCCATTCGGCTGCTGTGAGAATGTTGCGAACTGATATTGATCGTCTCGATATTTCGCGCAATTTCTCCATTTACGACGACACTGACGCCAAACGACTCGTCACCCTGGTGGCCCGCGATCAGAATCTGGACCCGAAACAGTTCCAGCCGCGGGCGATCATGAACTGGATCTCGAATCAGAAGAACGAGCTCATCACCCCGCAGCAGGCTCTCGAGAGTGCCGGTAACGGAAACGACCGAACCAATGCTGAGGTGTACGCTGAATATCAGCGTCGTCTCCGGGCTGCGAACGCGCTGGACTTTGACGACCTCATCATGTGCACCGTCACTCTACTGAGACAGTTCCCGGATGTGCGGGAGCAGTATCGACGCCGTTTTCGTCACGTCCTCGTCGACGAGTACCAGGACACCAATACCGCGCAATATCAGTTCATTCGTGAGCTGTGTGGGGGTGATCCGGTCCGCTTGGCTGACGGGGCGCGCACCGTCGATCCGCCCGAGCTCATGGTCGTCGGCGATTCTGACCAGTCCATTTATGCCTTCCGCGGCGCAACGATTCGAAACATCCTTGATTTTGAAACAGATTTTCCCGGTGCCCGGACGATTCTGCTGGAGCAGAATTACCGCTCCACGCAGACGATTCTCACCGCCGCGAACAATCTCATCAAGGCCAACCCGAATCGTCGCGCCAAGAACCTGTGGACCGATCAAGGTGACGGGGACAAGATCGTCGGATATGTCGCCGACACCGAACACGAGGAAGCGGCCTGGGTGGCGCGGCGCATTGACGAACTCGTGGATGAGGGGCGCACCAGCTATGGACAGGTGGCGGTGTTCTACCGCACCAACGCCCAGTCGAGAGCTTTCGAGGATGTCTTCATTCGTACCGGTCTGCCATACCGGGTTGTCGGGGGAGTGAAATTTTACGAGCGCAAGGAGGTTCGCGACGCCGTCAGTTACCTGCGCGCCATCGCCAACCCCTCTGACGACGTCTCGCTGCGACGCATTCTCAACACTCCGCGTCGCGGTATCGGAGCCCGGGCCGAGGCCGCCGTCGAGATGTTCGCCACCGCCCGTCGGATCAGCTTCTGGGACGCCTTGAAGCGAATCGACCAGATCGATGGACTCGCGACGAGATCGGTCAACCAAATCCGCGCCTTCGTCGCCATGATGGAAGACCACATCGCGATGGTCGAGGCGGGCAAGCGGGCTGACGAGATCGCCAGCTCCATCCTCAAGGAGTCCGGCTACATCGCCGAGCTGGAGAACTCCAAGGACCCCCAGGACGAGACGAGGCTGGAAAACCTTGTCGAGCTGGTCTCGGTGGCCCAGGAATTCGTGGCCAGGGTCCATGCCGTCGACATCGATGCACAGCAGGAAGCCGACGTCGAGGATCTCGAATTGGCAGCCGACGACTCCCTGCCGGCCTTCTTGGAGCAGATCGCCCTGGTTGCCGATTCGGACCAGTTGCCGGCCGGTTCCGAGGGGGTCGTCACCCTCATGACCCTGCACACCGCCAAGGGGCTGGAGTTCGACACCGTCTTCATCACCGGATTCGAGGACGGCGTCTTCCCCCACATGAGGTCCTTGGCGGACGCCACCGAATTGGCCGAGGAAAGACGGCTGGCCTACGTGGGCATCACCCGTGCCCGCAAACAATTGTTCGTGTCCCGGGCCGCAGTGCGGACCATGTGGGGACAGGCCCAGTACAACCCACCCAGCCGATTCGTCGAGGAGATTCCCGAACGCCTCATCGAATGGGAGAGACTCGGCCAGGCGTCAGTGGGATGGTCGACCGCGGCGAGTGGCCGCTCGCGCTCGGCACGCGGGGCCTTGCACGACGACACCCCCGCCTTCGGTTCCGGGCGTGGACCCGCCAGTGCTCCCAGGGCCACGACCCCCTCGCTGTCGGTGGGGGACAAGGTGCTGCATTCCACGTTCGGTCTCGGTACCGTCAAAGCCACTTCGGGCCAAGGCGACAACGCCAAGGCTGACGTCGATTTCGGGTCGGCTGGTCTGAAACGGTTGGCGCTGAAATTCGCTCCACTCGAGAAGCTGTGA